A genomic region of Pseudomonas frederiksbergensis contains the following coding sequences:
- a CDS encoding GreA/GreB family elongation factor, whose translation MSRAFVNEDNAAAQADQPVERQVSTQPNYVTPEGLALLQAKVAELQTLHGEQSVREEADPQWLADLERDLRYFNQRLQSAQVVTPATSTQKVQIGSWVTYADELGTERRVQLVGEDQANAAKGLINWSSPLGRALLGAQLNDEVLWQRPAGDQLIEIIRIEPT comes from the coding sequence ATGAGCCGCGCTTTCGTCAATGAAGATAATGCCGCTGCGCAAGCCGACCAGCCGGTAGAACGCCAGGTCAGCACGCAGCCCAACTACGTCACGCCCGAAGGGCTGGCCCTGCTGCAGGCCAAAGTCGCCGAGTTGCAAACCCTGCACGGCGAACAGTCCGTCCGCGAGGAAGCTGACCCACAGTGGCTGGCTGATCTGGAGCGCGATCTGCGTTACTTCAATCAACGCCTGCAAAGCGCTCAAGTGGTGACACCGGCCACTTCCACCCAAAAAGTGCAGATTGGCAGTTGGGTGACGTACGCCGATGAACTCGGCACCGAACGACGCGTGCAACTGGTCGGGGAAGATCAGGCCAATGCCGCCAAAGGCCTTATCAATTGGAGCTCACCACTGGGGCGGGCGCTGCTCGGCGCACAGTTGAACGACGAAGTGCTGTGGCAACGACCGGCCGGTGATCAGTTGATCGAAATCATCCGCATCGAACCGACCTGA
- a CDS encoding Lnb N-terminal periplasmic domain-containing protein produces the protein MLKRLVCLALFVCAPLSAAPHLDNQRLQPLANDPFWISLGHYETAKLGGWRSYVSDKKFFLAANGAEHPDAELAATVQALYAPASKGQQHAQCVYPARTRWLKAQLNLNDLPTVDCSEFKQWFKDVSPHSAVMIFPAAYLNSPSSMFGHTLLRIDQTDVQTDHTALLSYAINFGAYIEGSDNSILYAWKGLMGGYPGLFALVPYQEKLSEYRSLENRDLWEYRLNLTQAETERMVEHVWELKQIQFDYFFFDENCSYRLLELLQVARPSLRLTEQFPLTAIPTDTVKAVKDAGLVEKIDYRPSRERELLNRAKPLSDDEQQWVLKVSADQKQLQEPTFQALPRDRQALIIDAAYRLERYRANGQERDPQRAQRSFELLRAINQNPAPELSIERPGLPENGHESRTWQAGIGTRGDKAFGEYGLRMAYHDLNDNAESFPLGAQIEILQMKLRQYEGNHWQLQQLDLATIRSLTPRNELLQPWSWQVTGGLERVPGKHDGETLVSHVNGGAGGTWQLGDDVLGFALGTVRIEHNNNFAGFIAPAAGFNSGVLWTNPLGNLSLETKGDYFTNGEVRRSLSLNQQWELSRNLGLRLSAQREFSHLAPPENEVMLEVKWYHY, from the coding sequence ATGCTCAAACGCCTTGTCTGTCTGGCGCTGTTTGTCTGCGCCCCGCTGTCCGCCGCGCCTCATCTCGACAACCAACGTTTGCAGCCACTGGCCAACGACCCGTTCTGGATTTCCCTGGGCCACTACGAAACTGCAAAACTCGGCGGCTGGCGCAGCTATGTCAGCGACAAGAAATTCTTCCTCGCAGCCAATGGCGCCGAGCACCCCGACGCAGAACTGGCGGCCACCGTACAAGCGCTCTACGCCCCGGCCAGTAAAGGCCAGCAGCATGCGCAATGCGTTTACCCGGCGCGCACTCGCTGGCTGAAAGCGCAACTGAACCTGAACGATTTACCAACAGTGGACTGCAGCGAATTCAAACAATGGTTCAAGGACGTGTCGCCCCACAGCGCGGTGATGATCTTTCCGGCGGCGTACCTGAACAGCCCATCATCAATGTTCGGCCACACCTTGTTGCGCATCGATCAGACTGACGTGCAAACCGACCACACCGCCCTGCTCAGTTACGCGATCAATTTTGGCGCCTATATCGAAGGTTCGGACAACAGCATTCTGTATGCCTGGAAAGGCCTGATGGGCGGCTATCCGGGGTTGTTCGCGCTGGTGCCCTATCAGGAAAAGCTCTCGGAATACCGTAGCCTGGAAAACCGCGATCTGTGGGAATACCGACTGAATCTGACGCAGGCAGAAACCGAGCGTATGGTCGAGCATGTCTGGGAGCTCAAGCAGATTCAGTTCGATTATTTCTTCTTCGATGAAAACTGCTCCTACCGCTTGCTGGAGTTGCTGCAAGTCGCGCGGCCGAGCCTCAGGCTCACCGAACAGTTCCCGTTGACCGCGATTCCCACCGACACCGTCAAAGCCGTGAAAGACGCAGGACTGGTGGAAAAAATCGATTACCGCCCATCCCGCGAACGCGAGCTGCTGAACCGCGCTAAACCGCTCAGTGACGATGAGCAGCAATGGGTGCTGAAGGTCAGCGCCGACCAAAAACAATTGCAGGAGCCGACCTTCCAGGCGCTGCCACGGGACCGGCAGGCGCTGATCATCGACGCGGCCTACCGTCTTGAACGCTACCGCGCCAACGGCCAGGAACGCGATCCGCAGCGCGCACAACGCAGTTTCGAGTTACTGCGGGCGATCAATCAGAACCCGGCACCGGAGCTGTCCATCGAACGCCCAGGCTTGCCGGAAAACGGTCACGAATCGCGTACCTGGCAAGCGGGCATCGGCACCCGTGGCGACAAAGCCTTTGGCGAATATGGCCTGCGCATGGCCTATCACGACCTCAACGACAATGCCGAAAGCTTCCCCCTTGGCGCGCAGATTGAAATTCTCCAGATGAAACTGCGCCAGTACGAAGGCAATCACTGGCAGTTGCAGCAACTGGACCTGGCGACCATCCGCTCACTGACCCCGCGCAATGAACTGCTGCAACCCTGGTCCTGGCAAGTCACCGGCGGCCTGGAACGGGTGCCGGGCAAGCATGACGGCGAAACCCTGGTCAGCCATGTCAACGGCGGCGCCGGCGGCACCTGGCAACTGGGCGACGACGTGCTCGGCTTCGCCCTTGGCACAGTACGTATCGAACACAACAACAACTTTGCCGGTTTCATCGCACCCGCCGCCGGTTTCAACAGCGGGGTACTCTGGACGAACCCACTGGGCAATCTGAGCCTGGAAACCAAAGGTGATTACTTCACCAATGGCGAAGTGCGGCGCAGCCTGAGTCTGAACCAGCAGTGGGAACTGTCGCGCAACCTCGGCCTGCGCCTGAGTGCCCAACGCGAGTTCAGCCACCTGGCGCCACCCGAAAACGAAGTTATGCTGGAGGTAAAGTGGTATCACTATTGA
- a CDS encoding DUF3015 domain-containing protein yields MKRILLGTLFTVASLNAMAQAPGGPDCGWGNMLFEGQRGTPAHFLASTTNGTSGNATFGMTSGTNGCATNAALTYGGKSWFAMNGMMNELSEDMAKGQGEALTTYAVVLGVAPEDRAYFATVTHKHFQQIFSKADVTADDVHTNTLAVLKGDARLAKYATPA; encoded by the coding sequence ATGAAACGGATTCTTCTTGGTACTCTCTTCACCGTCGCATCCCTCAACGCCATGGCCCAGGCGCCAGGCGGTCCGGATTGCGGTTGGGGCAACATGCTGTTCGAAGGTCAGCGTGGCACCCCGGCGCACTTCCTGGCATCCACCACCAACGGCACCTCTGGCAACGCCACCTTCGGCATGACGTCCGGCACCAACGGTTGCGCCACCAATGCCGCGCTGACCTACGGCGGCAAGTCCTGGTTTGCCATGAACGGCATGATGAACGAACTGTCCGAAGACATGGCCAAAGGTCAAGGCGAAGCGCTGACCACCTATGCGGTGGTACTGGGCGTCGCACCGGAAGACCGTGCGTATTTCGCCACCGTCACCCACAAGCACTTCCAGCAGATTTTCAGCAAGGCTGACGTGACTGCTGACGACGTGCATACCAATACCCTGGCCGTGCTCAAAGGCGATGCTCGTCTGGCCAAATATGCTACCCCGGCTTAA